The genomic region TTCAGCACATCCTCttcatttgggggtgggggggtaaaTGCTGGTAGTGACATATGCCGTGACATGGAGTGCCAGGACTGGCTTCCCTAATCTGGTTGGGATtaacccttccttcctccttgaaTTTATACCTGTCCCTGCCAAAGCAAGATGTTCCATTCAGTAAGTTTACTTGccctgaaaaagaaatattattctgGGGGGGCAATTGCTGAAAATGTAGTCTTCTTTTCCTTGAATTCTGCTCCAGTTTTGACTCAGAATATGATCCTTCTAGTGTCCTCCCGTATACTCTGGAGACAGTCCAGCAAAGCATTATCacctactcagccattaagacaCCATATTTACTTATACGACATCTAGAAATATAATAATAGCTCCATGGATTTTAATAGTGTTTAAATgcctattcatttaaaaatgaaaagcctCAGGCAAGAACTCTtcgttttctttattctttttgtgaccctatggactgtagcccaccatgcttctctgtccatgggattttccaggcaagaatcctggagtgggttgccatttcctcctccagagaatcctcctgacccaaggatcgaacctgtgtctcctgcattacaggcaaattctttaccgctgagccaccagggaagccctctttagaGAACAGTGAATCACAAATGTTTGAACTATTGAGACTGCTGTTTGATTTTTGAGCTACTTATTCCTTCCTATATCTCTATTCTCTCTCGCCCATGCTGGGTGAAGTATATTTGGGGTTTATAATTAAAGTTAGCTATAAGTAATTCTGTCTTATGGCAACTTTTTGGAGGAGCTAGTGAAGGAAAATGTCTTACTGTCCAGCGTATGAGGCTTTGCCCAGACTCTGGGCAGTTGTCCATGGGTGATGGTCTCCCAGCACCTGAGAGCCTCCCGTGATTAAGACTTCTTAGCCAGTCTGCTTTTCCTCTCTCATCCACTTTTGCTAGCTCTCAATGTTTCTGAGTATTCTCTCATTCAGTTTTGTGTTTGGCTTTCTTACCACAAACAAATTGTCTCTTGTACAGTGGAAATTCCAGGAAGATTGCCAGGGAGTAGCCCTTCAactccataaaaaggaaagatattaacTAAAACCGGGGACATGTGCACAGTCTCCCTCACCCATCCGCGTGCCTGGTCTCTTACTAAGCTTTCCCCTTCTTCCCACAGACGCCCCAAGAGACACAAAATGTCAGTCTCTGTCCCTCTAACTCATCTCGCCCTCCGCTTTCCTCGCTCACCTCTCTCATTTTTGGGGCACGTGCAGAATGTCACTTCCGGCACAGAACACAGTATATCATCGTGTTGCCTGAGCCCAAAGGCCCACGTGGTGTCCTCCTGCTCCCCACTTCTCCCCTGGCGAGCCTGGGTGATTAATTAGAGACACATAGGTTACGGTGTTGGGCAGTTACTCCTAGTGATGACACGTAGGGAGGCCGAGCAAGGCCCAAATATGGTCCTTTTACCCACCCTTCCAGAAACCAAACATCTTGCACAACAGTCCATTTATAAGCTAGTCCTGTGCCTGGAAGCCTACTGAACAATCAGGGCTCACCGCTGACTGCCCTGCCTCCCTTTCTTCCAGCTCCTCCACCAGTGACCTCTCCGGCTATGACCACGCATATCTGAGGCAGAGCCCTGACCGGTGCAGCTCCCAGGGGAGCATGGAGAGCCTGGAGGCCGGCGGGGGATACCCACCCTGCCACCTTCTCTCCCCGGCCAAGTCCACCAGCAGCATTGACCAGCTCAGCCACCTCCACAGCAAGAGAGATTCGGCTTACAGCTCCTTCTCCACCAGTTCCAGCATCCTCGAGTATCCACCCCCTGGCGTCTCTGGCCGGGAGCGTTCGGGCTCCATGGACACCACTTCTGCTCGAGGTGGCCTCCTAGAAGGGATGAAGCAGGCAGATATTCGCTATATTAAGACAGTCTATGACCCCCGGAGGGGGGTCTCAGCAGAGTATGAGGTGAACTCTTCAGGCCTGCTTCTCCAAGGTAGGGAGACCCGAGCCTCAACTGATGGTCAGGGCTACAATAAATTCCATAATGTTCCTCGGGGCAAAGGCGCACCACCCTCTTCCTGGAGCCAGCAGTGCCCTGGTTCCTTAGAGACCACTGTGGACAACTTGCCTCCTAAAGTGGGTgcgcccctgcccccagctcggAGTGACAGTTATGCAGCCTTCCGGCAGCGAGAGAGGCCCAGCTCCTGGTCTAGCCTAGATCAGAAACGGTTCTGCCGACCTCCAGCAAACTCTGCAGGCACCCTGAAATCTCCCTTCATAGAGGAACAGCTGCATACTGTGCTAGAGAAGAGCCCAGAAAACAGCCCTCCAGTGAAGCCCAAGCACAATTATACCCAGAAGGCCCAGCCCGGCCAACCTCTGCTGCCGACTGGCATCTACCCGGTACCTTCCCTGGAGCCACACTTCGCCCAGGTGCCCCGGCCTTCTGTGAGTGGAAATGGTACCCTCTACCCTGCCCTGGCCAAGGAGGGTGGGTACACACCTCCTCAGGGAGCGTGCGACAGAATGGCTGCCCTTGATGAGAATGGGAACCAAAACGGATCTAGCAGGCCTGGCTTCGCCTTCTGCCAGGCCTTAGAACGGGACTCAGTGTCCCTAGTAGAGAGGAAACCTGAAACTTCAGCCAAATGTGTCCCCTATAAAGTCCATTTTCCCTCAGTGCCTGAGAACGAGGAGGAGACCTCCCTGAAGAGACTTCTCACACCTCTAGAAGGCCACAGCCCACATCCCAGTGAGAGAAAGAGCACCCAGGGCAACAGATATTCTAATTACCACAGCCTCCAATCCCCTCAGGCTCAGGTGTGCGAAGTGGGTGAAGACAAGAGATCCTTCCTGCCTTCAGAGCCTTGGGAGGGGGATTCCCATGAAGACCACAATGCCAACCTCCGGGGGAGGCTCCACGGAGGCAGCCTGGGCCAGAGTATGCCAGGCAGCTTTGGCAAGACTGCAgctgccttctcctccctccagAACATTCCTGAGAGTCTAAGAAGGCAAAGCAGCTTGGATCTCGGAGCAGCAGCCCAGGAAGTCTACCTGGAAGGCTCATCCACCTGCGCAGTCAATACCAAGGGAGAAGAgtctggaaggactgctgttgctGATCACAAGAGCCAGCTGGACAGGTCGGTGTCCTATCCAAGGCCCGAGGGGAGAACCTTGGCCTCTTTCCAGAGTTCAGACCCAACGTATGAAGAGccgccctccccatccccacaggAGACCTCCAGTCTGGGCCGGAGGAGGCTGAGTTCCAGCAGCACCTCGGCTCTGCAGGGCTTTCAGTACGGGAAGCCCCACTGCTCCGTGCTGGAGAAGGTTTCCAAGATCGAGCAGCGAGAGCAGGCTGGCCAGAGACCCCCGAGTGCCGGCGGCTCTACTTATGGCTATAATTACAGGCCCCACAGGACACTCCCAGCCTCCAATACTTTGGGGAATGACTCGGAGGAGACTAAAGGCCGTATACATTTTTCCGAACTCACTGAACCCCTAGGCAATGGAGAACAGCACTTCAAAAACGGGGAGCCAAAGTCAGAAGAGGTTTCCTGGCAGCCGTGTGGTCAACAGCCGAGGCGCGCTGTGGAGGGTGGCCGGGGTGCCCCACTCCGGGGTGGAGAGCCCCCGAGGCGGGACGCCCGTCTGCTCCGCAGCCAGAGCAGCTTCCAGCTCTTCAGCGAGGCCGAGAAGGAGGCCATGTGGTCGGACGACAGGCCCCGCACGCCAGAGTCGACTGTGCAGGACGCCCCCTTCAGCCGCTCCTACCGGAACAGCATCAAGGATGCACAGTCCCGCGTCCTGGGAGCCACGTCCTTCCGACGCCGGGACCTCGAGCCTGGGGCGTCTGTGGCCTCCAGGCCCTGGCGCCTGCGACCCGCCTCGGCCCACGTAGGGCTGCGCAGCCCGGAGGCACTGATTTCCGCCTCCCCGCACACCCCGCGCGAGCGGCACAGCGTGACCCCGGCCGAGGGGGACCCTGCCCGCCTCGCGCCCCCTGCTGCCCGGAGGGGCCCGCGCCGGCATCTGACCACCGAGCAGAAGAAGCGCTCGTACTCAGAGCCCGAGAAGATGCACGAGGTGGGGGTCTCGGAGGAACCCGAGCCCGAGCCCCCTGGGCCGCCGAGGAAGGGGCCGCATTTCATGGAGGGCTCGGTGACTGACCGGCGCCGCATCTTCGAGCGAGACGGCAGGGCCTGCTCTACCCTCAGCCTGTCGGGGCCTGAGCTGAAGCAGTTCCAGCAGAGCGCATTGGCCGACTACATTCAGCGCAAGACCGGCAAGCGGCCTGCGGGCGCCGGCTGTGGCCTGCAGGAGCCGGGGCGGCTGCTGGAGCGCACCCAGAGCACCTACCTCCAGCCCGAGGGCCCGGGCCTCGCCGCGGCTTCCAGTCTCTGCTCGCTTCGGGAGCCCAGCCTGCCGCCCCGCAGGGAGACCGCCCTTCTGCCAGCCACTGTGGTGGGGAGTACTGGGGAGACCCAGCGGGGCCCCCGAGATCGCAGCAGCTCGTTTGCCAGCGGCCGCCACCTTGGGGAAAGGCACCGCGGGGACTCAGCGCCGAGAGAACTGCTCAGTGGAGCTAACAATGGATCAAAGGGCCCCCAGAGACTGAACGGTACCCCAGGGGAACCCTCCCCGTGGGGGGCCACAGCTGGGAGGGCCGCGAAGTCCATGTCGGCTGAGGACCTGCTGGAGCGCTCAGACGTCCAGGCTGTCCCTGTCCACATGAGGTCCCGGTCATCTCCCACCGCCGACAAGCGCCAGGTACGTGCAGCCAGCGGATCCTAGCACTACCGCTTCAGTCCGCAAAGCCTTAGTGCGACTCCTCTAACCCCTCCTTccccctttgtttttctttagcgTGCAAGAGAGCAGCATTTGTTTTCCTAAGGGGAGTCTTTCTCAGTGCCGCTATCTGATGAGATCCTTACAGAAATAGAGATATTCATAGGTATCTATAAAGTTGTGTCTTATGTAGAAACATATGTCaatatagatatctatatatgtgtatctatagatacatatacacacacatagtagGCCTCATTTCTGGTTTTGCACTGGAATGGAAAATATTCGGGAAAAttccagagagttccaaaaaacaaaacttgaatttgccagcACACCAGCAATTACTTATATAGTATTTGCATTATaagtaggttatatgcaaatattatgcCATTTTACATAGCATCAGGGAGATTTTGTTATCCATCCCAGGGGATCCTGTAGCTGCAGAGAGTCAaaggtgactgagcacagcactcgAAGACaactgtatataatatatttacacatatatgtatatatgctatgctatgctatgctaagtcacttcagtggtgtccgactctgtgcgaccccagagacgacagcccaccaggctcccccgtccctgggattctccaggcaagaacactggagtgggttgccatttccttctccagtgcaggaaagtgaaaagtgaaagtgaaatcactcagtcctgttggactcttagcaaccccaaggactgcagcccaccaggctcctctgtccatgggattctccaggcaagagtactggagtggggtgccatttccttctccaatgcatgaaagtgaaaagtagtatgtgcatattatatttattgttgagttgttcgattgtgtccgactctttgtgaccccatggactgcagtatgtacgtgtaaaaattatattttagtgtCATCCACTTCTCAGTGTAAGAATTACATTAGGAAAAGTTAGGGATTATCTTTTTATCGttcatgatttttgttttgcttttttttcccccccccaaGTTCGTGCAATAGAAGCTGTGTCTTAGTATTTTAACGATTTTTATCTTGGTaccctcttttgtttctgttggaCTTTTGCATTAACACAATAGGTATTGTTATTGACTTTGATCATTGTTTGTTATTGAGTTCCAGGCCCTCAACTCAGAATGCTTTAACATTTAGGAGTGGATACATGcatagtcatgtccgactctttgcaacctcatggactgtagcccaccagggttctctgtccatgggattttccaggcaaaaatactggagtgagttgccatttctttctccagggtatcttcccgacccagggatcgaacccacatctctggcacctcctgcactggcaggcagattgtttaccactagcaccacttgggaagccccacttttacatttattgtctcattaatcctcaaaataatccTGTGTAGTAGAATATATTATCCATTTGCCGTGCTgcgcttagtccctcagttgtgtccgactctgggcaagcctgtggactgtagcccaccaggctactctgttcatgggaattctccaggcaagaacactgcagtgggttgccatgccctcctccaggggatctccccaatccagggatggaacccactgtaggaggattctttactgtctgagccaccagggaagcccatattatccATATCAAATTcatatctctgtctctttctttataTTATCTTGACGAGATAGGAGAATGCCAGACTTTCAAATTCTCACATTAAAGGATTTTTCTCATAAAGTCTCCCAGCTGTGGATACATCATGAGGAACTTTCCCCTGGAAATGTTAGGAGAGCTGGGAATAAAGTCCAAGCACTCTGACTCCCAGGGCTCTATTAGTTTCCCTACTTCATGGCCTGTCTCCAAGCTTTACTTGCACTGCAGCTCGGTGGCATACCTCATGATTCCCTTCCCAGATCAGAAGATACAAGGAAGTcacatatattttaccacaaggGGAGAACACCCCTCCATTGACCCTTCAGAGAGTCTCTTCTCCAGTAGAGAGTACAGTGATCTAACAAGCATTTGTAGAGCCTGTTTTATGAACAGGACTGCATTATAGGTTTGAAGGAAACATAAAGGGAAATAAAGGTCATGCCTTTCTGGGGGTTACAATTGAGCAAAGAATATGTACTTATATACAGATAACACAAATGGTGAGTGCTTTGGGAGTGATCATAAATAACATGCTATGGGAGGGACACTGGTTCTAATTGAGGGGATCTGAAAGAGCATCTCTTGAAAGAGAAGGGATTTGAACCAGGCAGTAAAGGATGGGCAAGATGTTGGCAAAGGGTTGCAGGTTGTGTGCGGAGGCATTATAAGTTGGAGGAAACAGCTTCACAGTTAGCCATCACTGCCTGAGAGATCTGTTTGCTGCGCTGCTtctgaaacacacatacacacagccttCTGAGGGAAAATACCACTCCCGTCCACACACTTTctcttaagaaatattttctccccagtataaaccaccaccacccccacacacatccacacagaaTCTATAGAAGCAATCCTCCATAAGCCTCCAATTGCTGTTTCTCTCCCCTTGGAATGATGAACAGAGCTAATTTCCAGTGCTTATCCTACCTCTAAGAACACTTGAACAATCCATATATGTAGgtgctctggtggtccagtgggtggttaagactccatgcttccactgcagggggcccggttttgatccctggtccgggaactaagaaaAAACATGGTCCATGTATGTAGCATGCCATTCCAGCTAGTTTGATAGGCTTCAGAGGCTCACTACATAGCAGGGcaagcattttcatttctctccccatgttctaaagaaaatggaaatgtttaGGTGAAAACCAAATCCTCTTCTGTTGTTAATTCCTCGCTACATGTCATTATTCTCTTCTGGGGAAGTGGTTGGATGGTTCTGAATATTATTTTGCCTTCCCttccaaatatttcttaaaccTGATAAACTGGGAAATAGAGCTCAAACATAGGCAGTATAGAAGAATGATCCCAATTAAATCCCAATTCTTGGGTATTATTTGAAAAACTTTCTAGAGATAGCTAAACACACAACATTATTTATGTCCTCTTTAATATAGCAACTGCCATATTTAGAAAGTGGGGGATGTGATGGGGGGAATGGAATATTTCAACGTGAAATATTGCTGCTTTGCTCCTGCAGATTCTGAACATAGTTTATCATCCCCAGATGGCAGTTTCACCAAGACCTTGTTCTCAGCTTTCCCCCTGCATTCCCTTGCTCAGCAGTCTGACCATGCCTGCCCTGAGACCTATTCCCCGGCAAGGTCTGCCCCTTACATCTTCTTCATATATCCATTGTCTTCCTTGGTTGTACAactagttaaaaacaaaactagtcTCCACGTAATTATTGTGGTTATTATTTCAAGATActattatttatttgaataaagtCCAGGAACTTTTACCATTGTCATTAAGCTTTGGTGAAGGTGTTAAATAAGGATTTTTCTCATCTCAGCTTGAGAGAACTCTGAGAAATTAAGTGACCCTGTAGAGACTAAACCGTCTGCCTGAGTTAAACCGAAAATATGGAGTCTGTTTCTGGTGCCAGCTCAGTCAATAGCCTCCCAAACAACCGCGGCTTGTTCCTGCCAGCCAGATGCTAATAGCACAGGATTTTGCAAGCTTTGGACCAGGATTCAGCTCCGTTTCAAAGGTCCATTAGTGAGGATAGTTTCTGCTTGCAAAACAAGGTCAGCGCAGAAATTGATTTCTCTGTTTATAAAATTTGGTCGTTCTTGGGTCTGAAATGATGGCTGCAGAAGGCTGCTGCCACTTATAGCCTAAGACCTGCTCAGACACTCAGCAGACCCAGGCCAGCCCCTTAGCCAGCTGTGGTCATCTCTGAACAAACCACCCCTTGTTCCCTCTCCTTTAATTCCTCTTAATTTGAAAAGTGTAATTGCAGAACAAATGAATATTAGTGATGCAGCTGAAGTGCCCATCAAATTCTTGGctgctttctgttttctaagaCACTTTAGAAAACTTAACTGATTTAAATTAGGTAGGCCCTGCAAAGCAGCTggaaaaaattcaaacatttttgCCTTGGAGATGGAAATTTATACCCATTCAATGCATAGATCTAAAATATAGCagaagctataaaaagaaatcttttggaGAAGTGAGATTTCTGgtggggtatttttttttcccccagatgttGAGGTAGAGTCTTCTCTGGTTCTCGCTGTGTTTTCAAAGATCTTCATTTCTTGTATGTGACACGTTCACCATGTGAAGGTGTGACAAACATTTCATTGCTGAGGAAATTTGCATGGAACCCCACAATGTTGGATAATAGTCTCGATTCTGTAGGATACAGCTTGCCAATCATTTTTAGTACTTCTCAACAAGTACCCATTCAAGCTTGGAGATAAGTAACAATCACTTTCCACAAAATGTGAAGTTGCAAATAGCTACTATTAACTAAATGTTCACGATGTGCTAGTCACTGTGTTTTATAAGCATAAAACTAATCCTACATCTATGCAAAGGAGGAAATACTGTTGTTAttcccatattacagatgaggaaactaaggcatagAAAAACTGAGGAATTTGCCCTACCTGGTGGAAGTGAGGTTTGACTCCCTACTGTCTTAACTCCAGAGGTTTTTAAGTCACTATACCGTGCTGCCTCCTGGTATAAAAAAAGACTGAGAGATGAGAGTTAAACATCTTATATCTGAAAACTCTAGCCAGTGAATtgatttcattttaacatttatcaATTACTACtacttaaataatatttttttaaatttctaattcatTTTAGCAGATACTTGATACTCCAAAGTAGATGAATATTGTCTTCATGTTTTATTGGTCGTAGAGATATTAGGATATCTTAATTCAGAACTCAAAAAGTGAGAATCAGAATTTGCTAGGATTTAAGTTTATAGTTTTAAGTGTAGGGTGCCTAATAAAGAATAAGAACTGGTGTACTTCTCAGTCAGTCAGACAAAGttagagaccaaaaaaaagacAGTTAATGAGTGGTATCACTCTGTATCCCTCATAGCCACTGCTTTTTCCTAAATTGTCATAGAAGTTTATACTGCTTACCAGTTTATAGAAAATCAAGTAGTCTTTGGCAGTGCATACTTACCCAATCAAAGCAAATATGTGCAGCAGGAATGAATCCTCCTTGGGTTTTCTACTAGGTTGGGAAGGAATTTCCCTTCAGTCCAAATGGTGTTTCCATTGACAGAAGATGTAAAAATTTCTCTCAGTTGTCTATTACTGGCTCTCAGTTCCTTTATTTTATGCATATCCTCATAAATATCAAGCTCATGCTATAATTTAAAGGAAGTAATAGAATGGAAGTATGTATTTGAACATTACTAGCTTTGAGGGGACCtaggggcaccccactccagtactcttgcctggaaaatcccatggatggaacagcctggtaggctccagtctgtggggtcgctgggagtcgggcacgactgagcaacttcactttcacttttcactttcatgcattggagaaggaaatggcaacccactccagtattcctgcctggagaatcccagggacggcagagcctggtgggctgctgtctgtggggtcgcacagagtcggacacgactgaagtgacttagcagcagtagcagcagcagaggcttttCCAGTTAACAACTGGTGAAGCTGAATATTCTTGTCAGTGAGGGAGTGGAGTGGAGAAAGACTTTAAAGAGACCATaagagtttggttttgttttgtttctctctcattGAACAATGTGTACATTTTCCCcctatattggagtatagttgattaacagtgttatgTTGATTTCATGTGTATAGCAAGGCAATTTGTCTTGGACctgttctttttcaagttctcttcccatttatttccctggatttccctgatagctcagctggtaaagaatccgcctgaaatgcaggagaccagggttcgatccctgggttgggaagatcccctagaggagagaacaactacccactccagtattcttgcctgcagaattctcTGGACGGAGAAGTCTGTCAggcgaggttgcaaagagtcagacacgactgagcaacttttcacttcacttcctatttaggttattacagaatattgagcagaatttCCTGTactgtgcagtaggtccttgcttGTTATAAATGGGCTGTAAGGTTTTGTGAAGAGTAGGAATTCCTATTCCATCTAATGATACTTGAGCGAATCAGAGACGCATggaattcttttttctcaaagcATTGATGTTTTATTGCATCCAACTCAGCCACCTCTCAACTTAAGGTTCTAAAGATCACCCTTAGGCTTTGAGGAAATCatggtttgaatcccagctccttGCTTAATTGTGGGCACTATACTCACTCGCTCTGAGCTGCAGTTTCCGCCCTGCTCCCCATTGTTATAGATTAAATTACAGGAGAAATGTCAGGTGCCTGACATGACTCCAGGCACTTCACTTGAGGATCATAAGGAACTTGGCAGAGTATCCAACACACAGTCAATGCCCAGTAAGGGGAAGCTGTGGTTATTAATAATATTCaggtttgtttcttctttgggcTTGCTCCCACCCACCTCTGGCTCTTCTTGCTTTTTAGTACCTCTACCACTGATTGGGGGGaaggagcaggaaagaaaaagagaaaggggatgAAAAGCAATTAGCCCTTTGGACAGAAT from Bos indicus x Bos taurus breed Angus x Brahman F1 hybrid chromosome 6, Bos_hybrid_MaternalHap_v2.0, whole genome shotgun sequence harbors:
- the SHROOM3 gene encoding protein Shroom3 isoform X1, with amino-acid sequence MMRTTENFDETSGTLTPNRTSRGRYIYLEAFLQGGAPWGFTLKGGLEHGEPLIISKIKEGGKADLVSSRLRAGDEVVNINEVALSSSRREAVSLVKGSYKTLRLVVRRDAHADPGPADTGTSDSFGPEHLTSDPQHRKVAWSGGVKPRLKHRRTEPAGRPHSWHSTKLGENQPDASMMQISQGTIGTPWPQSYHSSSSTSDLSGYDHAYLRQSPDRCSSQGSMESLEAGGGYPPCHLLSPAKSTSSIDQLSHLHSKRDSAYSSFSTSSSILEYPPPGVSGRERSGSMDTTSARGGLLEGMKQADIRYIKTVYDPRRGVSAEYEVNSSGLLLQGRETRASTDGQGYNKFHNVPRGKGAPPSSWSQQCPGSLETTVDNLPPKVGAPLPPARSDSYAAFRQRERPSSWSSLDQKRFCRPPANSAGTLKSPFIEEQLHTVLEKSPENSPPVKPKHNYTQKAQPGQPLLPTGIYPVPSLEPHFAQVPRPSVSGNGTLYPALAKEGGYTPPQGACDRMAALDENGNQNGSSRPGFAFCQALERDSVSLVERKPETSAKCVPYKVHFPSVPENEEETSLKRLLTPLEGHSPHPSERKSTQGNRYSNYHSLQSPQAQVCEVGEDKRSFLPSEPWEGDSHEDHNANLRGRLHGGSLGQSMPGSFGKTAAAFSSLQNIPESLRRQSSLDLGAAAQEVYLEGSSTCAVNTKGEESGRTAVADHKSQLDRSVSYPRPEGRTLASFQSSDPTYEEPPSPSPQETSSLGRRRLSSSSTSALQGFQYGKPHCSVLEKVSKIEQREQAGQRPPSAGGSTYGYNYRPHRTLPASNTLGNDSEETKGRIHFSELTEPLGNGEQHFKNGEPKSEEVSWQPCGQQPRRAVEGGRGAPLRGGEPPRRDARLLRSQSSFQLFSEAEKEAMWSDDRPRTPESTVQDAPFSRSYRNSIKDAQSRVLGATSFRRRDLEPGASVASRPWRLRPASAHVGLRSPEALISASPHTPRERHSVTPAEGDPARLAPPAARRGPRRHLTTEQKKRSYSEPEKMHEVGVSEEPEPEPPGPPRKGPHFMEGSVTDRRRIFERDGRACSTLSLSGPELKQFQQSALADYIQRKTGKRPAGAGCGLQEPGRLLERTQSTYLQPEGPGLAAASSLCSLREPSLPPRRETALLPATVVGSTGETQRGPRDRSSSFASGRHLGERHRGDSAPRELLSGANNGSKGPQRLNGTPGEPSPWGATAGRAAKSMSAEDLLERSDVQAVPVHMRSRSSPTADKRQDVLLGENSSFGLMKDPCYLTGPGSRPFSCSSREEMPALRHHPSPHWGDSGCKAGSGGASVPSGGPGPLDPPRQASRTPCPLPLSSGAHRHLPDARAAPLSSVLSAPGPSSYCSQAAAQPSTPAGTPRSGSGHSPAQPPSPERKTEELAGMRASPPWMKQTYIVREESLPEDPPKHYPKPPDAPSSSSTSDPDTPLGAPGILGRISLRISESALLASPPPREDCEDDEVFVRDPRPTATSSPRCDELLLPPPPPPPPPTTSQASLAQGLDHFPPPPPEAMCPAQWEEGYLEPRASSSKLAKVTVAKERSMAGAAHPVDNQLLGSRSQTSGKSFEAKETNPPSTTGALPQPAGSLSKQPSPGQPPPMQTHSLIHEPAIGTAGLEKNVSSGPQKTSEDIRTETLAKEIIHQDKSLADILDPDSRMKTTMDLMEGLFPRDVNLLKENSVKKKAVQKTISFPGCETKRSDDKEAVGMLVNCPAYYSVSAPKAELLNKIKAMPEEVNEEEEQADINEKKAELIGSLTHKLETLQEAKGSLLMDIKLNNALGEEVEAWISELCKPNEIDKYKMFIGDLDKVVNLLLSLSGRLARVENVLSGLGEDASNEERSSLNEKRKVLSAQHEDARELKENVDRRERVVLDILANYLSEEQLQDYRHFVKMKSTLLIEQRELDDKIKLGQEQVKCLLESLPSDFVPKAGALALPPGLTGDVTPVGGWTGSGVFPAVTSPL
- the SHROOM3 gene encoding protein Shroom3 isoform X2; this translates as MMQISQGTIGTPWPQSYHSSSSTSDLSGYDHAYLRQSPDRCSSQGSMESLEAGGGYPPCHLLSPAKSTSSIDQLSHLHSKRDSAYSSFSTSSSILEYPPPGVSGRERSGSMDTTSARGGLLEGMKQADIRYIKTVYDPRRGVSAEYEVNSSGLLLQGRETRASTDGQGYNKFHNVPRGKGAPPSSWSQQCPGSLETTVDNLPPKVGAPLPPARSDSYAAFRQRERPSSWSSLDQKRFCRPPANSAGTLKSPFIEEQLHTVLEKSPENSPPVKPKHNYTQKAQPGQPLLPTGIYPVPSLEPHFAQVPRPSVSGNGTLYPALAKEGGYTPPQGACDRMAALDENGNQNGSSRPGFAFCQALERDSVSLVERKPETSAKCVPYKVHFPSVPENEEETSLKRLLTPLEGHSPHPSERKSTQGNRYSNYHSLQSPQAQVCEVGEDKRSFLPSEPWEGDSHEDHNANLRGRLHGGSLGQSMPGSFGKTAAAFSSLQNIPESLRRQSSLDLGAAAQEVYLEGSSTCAVNTKGEESGRTAVADHKSQLDRSVSYPRPEGRTLASFQSSDPTYEEPPSPSPQETSSLGRRRLSSSSTSALQGFQYGKPHCSVLEKVSKIEQREQAGQRPPSAGGSTYGYNYRPHRTLPASNTLGNDSEETKGRIHFSELTEPLGNGEQHFKNGEPKSEEVSWQPCGQQPRRAVEGGRGAPLRGGEPPRRDARLLRSQSSFQLFSEAEKEAMWSDDRPRTPESTVQDAPFSRSYRNSIKDAQSRVLGATSFRRRDLEPGASVASRPWRLRPASAHVGLRSPEALISASPHTPRERHSVTPAEGDPARLAPPAARRGPRRHLTTEQKKRSYSEPEKMHEVGVSEEPEPEPPGPPRKGPHFMEGSVTDRRRIFERDGRACSTLSLSGPELKQFQQSALADYIQRKTGKRPAGAGCGLQEPGRLLERTQSTYLQPEGPGLAAASSLCSLREPSLPPRRETALLPATVVGSTGETQRGPRDRSSSFASGRHLGERHRGDSAPRELLSGANNGSKGPQRLNGTPGEPSPWGATAGRAAKSMSAEDLLERSDVQAVPVHMRSRSSPTADKRQDVLLGENSSFGLMKDPCYLTGPGSRPFSCSSREEMPALRHHPSPHWGDSGCKAGSGGASVPSGGPGPLDPPRQASRTPCPLPLSSGAHRHLPDARAAPLSSVLSAPGPSSYCSQAAAQPSTPAGTPRSGSGHSPAQPPSPERKTEELAGMRASPPWMKQTYIVREESLPEDPPKHYPKPPDAPSSSSTSDPDTPLGAPGILGRISLRISESALLASPPPREDCEDDEVFVRDPRPTATSSPRCDELLLPPPPPPPPPTTSQASLAQGLDHFPPPPPEAMCPAQWEEGYLEPRASSSKLAKVTVAKERSMAGAAHPVDNQLLGSRSQTSGKSFEAKETNPPSTTGALPQPAGSLSKQPSPGQPPPMQTHSLIHEPAIGTAGLEKNVSSGPQKTSEDIRTETLAKEIIHQDKSLADILDPDSRMKTTMDLMEGLFPRDVNLLKENSVKKKAVQKTISFPGCETKRSDDKEAVGMLVNCPAYYSVSAPKAELLNKIKAMPEEVNEEEEQADINEKKAELIGSLTHKLETLQEAKGSLLMDIKLNNALGEEVEAWISELCKPNEIDKYKMFIGDLDKVVNLLLSLSGRLARVENVLSGLGEDASNEERSSLNEKRKVLSAQHEDARELKENVDRRERVVLDILANYLSEEQLQDYRHFVKMKSTLLIEQRELDDKIKLGQEQVKCLLESLPSDFVPKAGALALPPGLTGDVTPVGGWTGSGVFPAVTSPL